In Longimicrobiaceae bacterium, the DNA window GGGCGGGAGCGTGACGCTCGTTTCGCGCGACGCATCGTCTCTCTCCAACGGATTGTCGTCCGACAGCAGCGGGGTGCACGAGGCCGAAGCGCCGGTGATGTACCGCCGGACCAGCGCCGAGCGGTATTCCTCAGCCGCGGCCGATGCGCCGCCGTCCTCCTCTGGAGCAGCCGACACGCTCGCGGACGCGGACGTGGACGACGCGATCGCCGCCGCCGCGCTGGGCGCGCTGGAGCCCGGCTCCGCGGGTCGCCAGCGCCAGTCGCGCGTGGTAGCGATCCCGGAGCCGCCGGCGCCAGCCGCCTCACCTGTCCGCACCGAGGCAGCCGAAGCCACAGCCGCAGTGCACGCCGTGCAGGCTGTCCGCCCGCCGTCGACCATCGCGACTCCGGCGCCGTCCGAAACCGTCACGCCGATCATCCCACCCCCTCCCGTGCCGGTCCAAGCTGCGGCGACCGCGCCTGTCGAAACGCCCATTCCAACCCGAAGGGCGACGCGGGTCCAGGAAGTCACTTCCGCGGAAGCTCCGTCGACGGAGATGGCTGCGGTGTCGCCCCCGGCTGCCGAGGCGCCCGTTCTGCCTGCCGCGCCCACTGGACCTTCCGCACCCGCTGAGGCGCCGGCTCGGGAGATGAACACCGGCGGCGACCACGGGCTGGGCGACGAAGGTCCGGGCACGCACACGTCGATGGACCGGGCGGATGCGGCGAACACCGAGATGCGCAGCGAAGAGATCGACGAGATCCTCACGAGCATGCCGGGAGGGCTGCTGCGCTGGGGGAGCACGGCCGTGTTCACCACGCTGCTCGTGCTGCTGGGGATCACCTGGTACATCCGCTATCCGGACGTGGTGATGGGGCGCGTGTCGCTCACCACGCTCACGCCGCCCGTGCGCGTGGTCTCGCACGCCGCTGGCGAGGTGGCGCGCGTCTTCGTGGCCGACCGCACGCCCGTGCACACCGGCGACCCGCTCCTGCTCCTGAAGAGCCCCGCCGACTACAACGACGTCGCGCGGCTCTCCGCCGCCCTTGACCGGCTGGAACCCGCGCTCCAGCGCGCCGGCCCGCTGCCGGACCTCACCTTCGACCACCCTCTCCTGCTGGGTGAGGTGCAGGGGCCCTACTCCGCGTTCCAGCAGGCATTCTCAGACTACCGCACGCTGCTGGCGGACCCGTTCTACGCGCAGAAGGTGGCGGCCCTCCAGGCGCAGATCGCCAACCTGGAGCAGCTCCGCGAGCGGCTGAAGGCGCAGCAGCAGCTCCTGGACGAGCAGCTCGCCCTCGCGGACCGGAACCGCGACCGCAGCCGGCAGCTGGGCACGCAGAACCTCTCGTCCTCCGCCGACGTGGACGCGGCCGAGCAGCAGTACCTCCAGCAGCGCTATGCGGGCGAGAACGGCCGCACCGCGACCACCAACAACGAGATCCAGCTCGCCGCCCAGCGTTCGGCCCTGCTGGACCTCCAGCAGCGCCGTGCGGACGACGGGCAGCGCATGCTGGTGGGCTTGCGCAATGCACAGCACAGCCTGCGCGGTGCCCTCTCGGCCTGGGAGCAGAACTATCTTCCCCGCAGCCCCGTGTCGGGCACGGCGTCGTTCTTCCGCGACCTGCACGAGAACCAGTTCGTGGCCGCGCAGGAGCCGCTGGTGGCCGTGCTCCCGTCGGGCGGCGCCATCGTGGGCCGCGTCACCCTCGCCGGCGAAGGGGCGGGCAAGGTCCGGATTGGTCAGCGGGTGATCCTGCACCTGGACAACTTCCCCTACAAGGAATACGGCTCGGTCGAGGGCCGCGTGACACGTATCTCGCAGCTCGGCTTCGAGCAGACGCAGGGCCAGCAGCAGGCGTTCGGCTACCAGGCAGAGGTCACCCTCCCCCGCGGCCTCGTCACCACGTACGGTCGCCGCCTCGCATTCACTCAGGAGATGCGCGGCGAGGTCCAGGTCGTCACCGAAGACATCCGCCTCATCGGCCGAGTCTTCAACCAGATCCGCTCCCTCCGCGAGCTGTAGCGCCGCCGGCTGCCCGGAAGACGAAGACCGGCGCCCACGGGTGCCGGTCCTCTCCTCGTTTGCGCGGGGTCCAATGACGTGATAACGGCGTGTTCAGATGCGTGCGGCACGTCAACGGTGCGAGGATCGATGAGACACTGGCAGAGGCGAGGCGGCAGATGCAATGCA includes these proteins:
- a CDS encoding HlyD family efflux transporter periplasmic adaptor subunit, with the translated sequence MATDERAPSTTPGAALPAGAPLSPPAGASRPHLTSATGERVELPPEVLAKLMAADGSGGTVEIDRPDGTRMTVRLPPGARLPAAAAGGSVTLVSRDASSLSNGLSSDSSGVHEAEAPVMYRRTSAERYSSAAADAPPSSSGAADTLADADVDDAIAAAALGALEPGSAGRQRQSRVVAIPEPPAPAASPVRTEAAEATAAVHAVQAVRPPSTIATPAPSETVTPIIPPPPVPVQAAATAPVETPIPTRRATRVQEVTSAEAPSTEMAAVSPPAAEAPVLPAAPTGPSAPAEAPAREMNTGGDHGLGDEGPGTHTSMDRADAANTEMRSEEIDEILTSMPGGLLRWGSTAVFTTLLVLLGITWYIRYPDVVMGRVSLTTLTPPVRVVSHAAGEVARVFVADRTPVHTGDPLLLLKSPADYNDVARLSAALDRLEPALQRAGPLPDLTFDHPLLLGEVQGPYSAFQQAFSDYRTLLADPFYAQKVAALQAQIANLEQLRERLKAQQQLLDEQLALADRNRDRSRQLGTQNLSSSADVDAAEQQYLQQRYAGENGRTATTNNEIQLAAQRSALLDLQQRRADDGQRMLVGLRNAQHSLRGALSAWEQNYLPRSPVSGTASFFRDLHENQFVAAQEPLVAVLPSGGAIVGRVTLAGEGAGKVRIGQRVILHLDNFPYKEYGSVEGRVTRISQLGFEQTQGQQQAFGYQAEVTLPRGLVTTYGRRLAFTQEMRGEVQVVTEDIRLIGRVFNQIRSLREL